The sequence TCCGGTTGCGCTCGCGCCGGTGCGCCTAGCCATGAAGGGTGTGGCACCTGTAAAGGTTGTGCCGCTTCCATTTAGCCCCCTTACCCCGACCCAGGAAAAAAAATTCGCTCGGGCATTCAAGGGCGCAGAAGGCATGCTCCTTAGGCCTGGCTACATCACCCCCTCGCTTCTCGACCACCTTCCAGATCTCCGGGTTGTAGGTGTTCATGGCGCTGGCGTCGATCAGGTGGATGTTGCTGCCTGCACCGAGCGCGGCGTTCTGGTTACGAACACGCCAGGGGCAAACGCTGATGCGGTGACAGAGCTAACGATTGGCCTGATGGTGAGCCTGCTCCGCCAAATACCCCAAAGCGCCGCCAGGGTTCAATCTGAGCGTATCTGGGGGGAGGCACGCCACACGGGCGGCGAGCTAAAGGGAAAGACCCTCGGCCTTGTCGGCATCGGACAGATTGGCGAGCGCGTAACACGCATTGCCCAGGCTTTTGGAATGAAGGTCTGCGCCCACGACCCGGGGCTTTCGAATAAAGATATTCGCGCCAGGGGGGCCAAG is a genomic window of Nitrospinaceae bacterium containing:
- a CDS encoding hydroxyacid dehydrogenase; amino-acid sequence: MAASSSRWVAVTATDDFPVALAPVRLAMKGVAPVKVVPLPFSPLTPTQEKKFARAFKGAEGMLLRPGYITPSLLDHLPDLRVVGVHGAGVDQVDVAACTERGVLVTNTPGANADAVTELTIGLMVSLLRQIPQSAARVQSERIWGEARHTGGELKGKTLGLVGIGQIGERVTRIAQAFGMKVCAHDPGLSNKDIRARGAKPMKLDALLAASDIISLHAPHIPATHHIIGRAAIAKMKKGAFVVNAARGPLIDEKALAKALKSGKLGGAALDVLDGEPPNPKSPIFDAPGIILTPHMAGSTVECLEAIARTAGEDIARVLSGKRAKFPVNKSAKK